In Thermus aquaticus, the sequence GTGGACCTGCGCACGGCGAGCCCCTACACCCTGGGCCTGGAAAGCGCCCTGAAGCGCCTAGGCCTTTGGACGCTCCTCCTTTCCTTCCTTCTAGACTTCCTCAAGGGCTACCTGCCCCTCCTCCTGGGGCGGGCCTTGGGCCTGGGGCTTGGGGAACTCTTGGCCCTGGGGGTGGCCGCCTATCTGGGCCACCTCTACCCCGTCTTCTTCCGGGACCCCTGGCCTTTACGGGCCAAGGGGGCGGGGGTGCTTTTGGGGGTGCTGGCGGCCCTTCCCCTGCCGCCCGCCTGGGGGATGGTCCCCGTGGCCCTGGCCCTTACCCTCTACGCCCTCACGGGCTACGCCTCCCTGGCGGCCTTGGCCCTGCCCCTGGGGCTTTTTCTGGTCCTGCTGGGGGGCTACGCCCCCAGGGAAAAGCTTCTCGGCCTCCTCCTTTTCCTCCTGGCCCTATGGCGCTACAAGGAGAACCTGGGGCGCATCCTGGAGGGCACCGAGCCCAAGCTGGGGGACCCTCTGCCGCTCCCTTCGGAAAGGCAGGTGGTCTGCGCTTTCCTCATCCACCCCCTCACCGTGGAGGACTTCTGGCAAAGCCCCCGCTTCCGCTGGATGAGGCCCCTGGTGCGTCTCCGCCTCCTCAAGCAGGCCTGGATGGAACGCCTGGCGGAGCTTTTCCGCCCCATGAAGGTGGGGGAGGTGCGGGGGGTGAGGACGGCCGACGGCCGGGAGGTCCTGTGCCACCTCATCTCCGCGCCTCTTTTGCCCCACCAGATCAAGGCCAAGCCCGATTTGGCGGTCAAGCGGGCCATCCAGGGGGCGAGGCTCGCCAAGGAGCTGGGGGCCACGGTGGTGGGCCTGGGGGCCTTCTGGAGCGTGGTGGGGGAGAAGGGCCTCAGGGTCCAGGAGGCCGTGCCCGGGATAGAGGTGACCAACGGCGGGGCCTACACCGCCGGCACGGTAAAGGCGGCCATTCCCCAGATCCTGGCCCACTTCGCCCAAAGCGGCAAGGACCTGAAGCGCACTACGGCGGCCGTGGTGGGGGCGAACGGGGTGGTGGCCTTCGGCATCGCCCGCCAGATCGCCCCCTATGTGGGGAAGCTGATCCTGGTGGGCCGGGACCCCGAGAGGCTTTCCCGGGCGGCGGAGAGCCTCAGGAGGAACTTGGAGCGGAAGGGGGAGGCCCCGGAGATTGCGGTCACCACCGACATAGGGGTCATCCGGGAGGCGGACCTGGTCTTCACCGCCACCAGCGACCCCAACCCCGTCATCTACCCCGAGCACGTGAAGCCCGGGGCCTGGATCTACGACGAGGGCGTCCCCCCGGACGTCCATGAAAGCGTGCGGGAGGTACCGGGGGTAAGGGTGATCCCCGGGGGGGTGGTGCGGCTTCCCGGCCAGGCCCGGGCCACCCTGGACCTTCACTTCGGGGCCCCGGACCAGGTGCCCGCCTGCCTGGCGGAGACCATGATCCTGGCGGCGGAAGGGGCCTTTGAGCGCAAGAGCCTGGGGGGCGAGGTCAAGGGGGAGAACATTCAGTTCTTCGTGGAGCGGGCCGAGGCCCTGGGCTTCAAGGTGGTGGAGTAGTGTGGCTCCTCCTTTCCCCGACCCGCCTCGAGGCCCCCTTCCTCCGGGGGGAGCCCTTCGCCTTCCTGGCCTGGAAGGGCCTGAAGGGTGAGGGCTTCGTCTACCTGGAGACCGGCGTGGGCAAGGTCAACGCCGCCATGGCCCTCGCCGCCTACGCCGCGAGCCACCCGGTGGAGAGGGCCCTTCTCTTCGGCATCGCCGGGGCCTACCCGGGCTCGGGGCTGGCCTTGGGCCAGGCGGTCCTCATCAAGGAGGAGGTGGAGGCGGACCTGGGCCTAAGGGAGGGCCTTAAGCCCCTGGGCTTTCCCGCTCTAAGGAAGGGGGGAGCGCGCTACTACAACCGCTTTCCCCTGGACCCCGGCCTCACCGCCTCCTTGAAAGAGGGCCTGGGCCTTGGGCTGGCCACCGGCCTCACCCGGGACCTGGTCTCGGAGAGCCTCGAGGAGGCCCAGGCCCTGGCCCAAAGATGGGGGGCAGAGGTGGAGAGCATGGAGGGGGCGGCCTTCGCCCGGGCCTGCCTGGCCCTGGGGGTCCGGGGGGCGGAGCTCAGGGCCATCTCCAACCCCGCCGGGGTGCGGGACAGGGGGGCTTGGCGGCTAAAGGAAGCGCTGACGGCCCTGGAAAGAGCCGTCAGCGGCGTTCTCCGCCTTCAGGCGCCCTTGTAGATCTCCTCGGCCACGTCCCAGTTCAGGACGTTCCAGATGGCCTGCAGGTAGTCGGCCCGGCGGTTCTGGTACTTCAGGTAGTAGGCGTGCTCCCAGACGTCAATGCCCACGATGGGGGCGAAGCCCTCCATCACTGGGTTGTCCTGGTTGGCGGTGGAGATCACGTGGAGCTTGCCGAAGGGGTCCTTGACCAGCCAGGCCCACCCGGAGCCGAAGCGCCCCATGGCCGCCTGGGTGAGCTTCTCCTTTAGGGCGGCGAAGCCGCCAAACTGCTCGTCAATGGCCTTCTTCAGCTCCCCCACGGGCTCCTTGGCCCCGCCCGGGGTGAGGAGGCGCCAGAAGAGGCTGTGGTTCAGGTGCCCGCCCCCGTTGTTGCGCACGGCGGCCTGGATGTCGGCGGGGAGGGCGGTGAGGTGCCGGAGGAGGGTTTCCACCTCGGCGCCTTGGAGGTAGGGGTACTTCTCCAGGGCGGCGTTCAGGTTGGTGACGTAGGCGCCGTGGTGCTTCTGGTGGTGGATCTCCATGGTCCTGGCGTCAATGTGGGGCTCGAGGGCCTCGTAGGGGTAGCCTAGCTCGGGTAGCTTGAACGGGTACGGCATAACACACCTCCGCCTTCCACTATAAGGGGCCAGGCCCCTCAGGGCGTGGCCGTTCTCACGTTCCTTGCCATGGCCAGGCCCTCGAGGGGCTAAGCGTTTTCGTGGGGCTTGGCCAGGCGCATGGGCACCACGATCCGGTCAAACTCCTCCTCGGTGAGGTAACCCAGCTCCAGGGCCGCCTGCTTCAGGGACTTCTTCTCCTTGATGGCCTTCTTGACGATCTCCGCCGCCTTGTCGTAGCCGATGGCCTTGTTGAGGGCGGTGGCCAGCATGGGGTTCTTGTTGAGGTGCTCCTCTATGCGCTCCAGGTTGGGCTCAATCCCCTGGGCCAGGTGCTGGTCAAAGGAGGCCACGGCGTCGCCCAGAAGCTTGATGGACTCCAAGGCGGCGTCCACCATGACCGGCTTGTAGACGTTGAGCTGGAAGTTGCCCTGGCTCCCGGCGAAGGCCACGGCCTGGTCGTTGCCAAAGACCCGCACCACCACCATGGTCAGGGCCTCCACCTGGGTGGGGTTCACCTTGCCCGGCATGATGGAGCTCCCGGGCTCGTTGGCAGGGATGAAGATCTCGCCGATACCCCCGTAGGGCCCCGAGGCCAGCCAGCGGATGTCGTTGCCGATCTTCATCAGGGCCCCGGCCAGGGTCCTTAGAGCCCCCATGACGTGGACCAGCTCGTCGTGGGCGGCCAGGGCGGCGAAGCGGTTTTCCGCCACCCGGAAGGGGAGGCCGGTCTCCTCCGCCAGATACCGGGCCACCAGCTCCCCGAAGCGGGGGTGGGCGTTGAGGCCCGTGCCCACGGCGGTGCCGCCGATGGCCAGGTTGTAGAGGCCCTTTTCCGCCTCCTTGACCATGGCCAGGGTGTTCCTAAGCTGGGCGGCCCAGCTCCCCACCTCCTGGCCCAGGGTGATGGGGACGGCGTCCATGAGGTGGGTGCGGCCCACCTTGACGATGCCGTCAAAGGCCCTGGCTTTTTCCTCAAAGGTGGCGATGAGGCCCTCCACCGCCGGGTAAAGGTGCTGGTGAAGAGCCAAGGCGGTGGCCACGTACATGGCGGTGGGGAAGGTGTCGTTGGAGCTCTGGCCCCGGTTCACGTGGTCATTGGGGTGGACGTACTTGCTCCCCAGGGGCTTGCCCAGGATCTCCGAGGCCCGGTTGGCGATGACCTCGTTGACGTTCATGTTGGTCTGGGTTCCGGACCCGGTCTGGAAGACCACCAGGGGGAAGTGGTCGTCCAGCTTCCCGGCGATGACCTCCTCGGCCGCCTGGATGATGGCCCTGGCGATCTCCTCGGGTAGCTCCCCCAGCTCCAGGTTGGCTCTGGCGGCGGCCTTCTTCAGCATCCCGTAGGCCCGGATGATCTCCAGCGGCATCCGGAAGCGCCAGGCCCCGATCCGGAAGTGCTCCAGAGAGCGTTGGGTCTGGGCCCCCCAGTAGCGGTCCGCCGGAACCTTGACCTCTCCCATGGTGTCCCGCTCAACCCGGTATTCCATACGCCACCTCCAAGCGCGATTTTATACCCTTGCCTCCCCTTTCCTTCGGCCCACCATGCCCTGGTAACTTCTTTTGCCGGGGCCCCCATGCTGGCGCAAGCCAGCATGGGGTGGCCTTACGCCTCCTCGTAGGGGTCGTGGAGCTTGACGGGCCTTCCCCTAAGCCCCGCCCTCAGGTCCAGCCACTCCACGAAGACGGCGAAGCCCATGGCGAAGTAGACGTACCCCTTGGGGATGTGGACCCCCGTGCCCTCGGCCACCAGGGTGAAGCCGATGAGGAGGAGGAAGCTTAGGGCCAGCATCTTCACCGTGGGGTGGCGGTTCACAAAGGCGGAGATGCCCTTGGAAGCGAGGAGCATCACCGCCACCGAGGCCAGGATGGCCGCCACCATCACCGGCACATAGGGGGTGAGGCCCACGGAGGTGATCACCGAGTCAATGGAGAAGACGATGTCCAGGAGGAGGACCTGGGGGAGCTTGGAGGCCAGGATGCAGATGAAGATCACGTTGTCCACGCCCAGGACCACCTCGAGGACCGTCAGGGTCAAAAAGGCCAGCCAGATCTCGGGGTTGGTGAGCCAAGCCACGGGCAAGAGTCTACCCGTTCCCGTAGACTTTTCCCCATGGTGGACGTCCTGGTGGTGGGGGCGGGGCCGGTGGGGCTCGCCGCGGCCTTGTGGGCCAAGCGCCTGGGGCTTTCCCACCTGGTTTTGGAGAAGGGCACCGTGGCCCACACCATCTACCGCTTCCCCCGGGACATGGTCTTCTTCTCCGAGGCCAAGAACATTGAGATCGGCGGCCACCCCCTGGTCGCCCACGGCCCCAAGCCCACCCGGAAGGAGGCCCTCCTCTACTACCAGAAGGTGGCTGAGCGGGAGGGGCTTCAGGTGAAGACCTACACCGAGGCCCTGGCGGTGGAGGGGAGGGAGGGGGCCTTCAGGGTGCGGGCCAGGGATCTCCTCAAGGAGGAGGAAGAGGTTCACGCCGCCCGGTACGTGGTGGTGGCCACCGGCTACTTTGACCGCCCAAACCGCCTGGGGGTCCCCGGGGAGGAGCTTCCCCACGTCCGCCACCGCTACGAGGAGGCGGCCCCCTTCTTCGGGAAGAAGGTGGCCGTGGTGGGGGGAAGCAACTCCGCCGTGGAGGCGGCCCTGGACCTCTACCGAGGTGGGGCCCGGGTGACCCTGGTCCACCGGGGCCCCTGGGTGCGGCCCGGCGTCAAGTACTGGCTTCTGCCGGACTTCCAAAACCGGGTCAAGGAGGGGAGCATCCGGGCGGTCATGGAGGCCCGGGTGGAGGCCATCACCCGGGAGGGGCTATGGCTCACCCGCCCGGAGGGGAGGGTCTTCTTGGAGGCCGACTTCGTCCTGGTCCTGGTGGGCTATCGGGCCGAGGACCGCCTCCTCAGGGAGGCCCGGGTGGCCTACCAGGGGGAAAAGCCCCTCCTCAGCCCGGAAGGGGAGACCTCCCTCCCCGGCCTCTTCGCCATCGGCTCCTGCGCCTACGGGCCCGATACCCGCTCGGTCTTCATTGAAAACGGCCGGGAGGAGGCGGAAAGGGCCCTGAAGGCCATCGCCCAAAGGCTTGCCCCTTGACACGCCCCAAGGGGGCGGCTACCATTAGGGCCAAGATGCGCTCTGTCCTCGCCCTATCCCTAGCCCTGGTCCTAATCGTAGGGCCAGCGGGGGGTGGGGCGTAGCGTCCTTAGGCGCATCCTTAAACCCCCCGGAGAACCCGGGGGGTTTCGCTTTAGGAGGGGGAGATGAAGGGAGCCGAGGCACTTTTAAAGGCGCTGGAGCGGGAAGGGGTGGAGGTCATCTTCGGCCACCCGGGCGGGGCCATCATGCCCACCTACGACGCCCTCTACGATAGCCCCATACGCCACATCCTGGTGCGCCACGAGCAGGGGGGCATCCACGCCGCCACCGCCTACGCCCGGGCCTCGGGCCGGGTGGGCGTGGTCATGGCCACCTCGGGCCCCGGGGCCTTGAACCTGGTCACGGGCCTGGCCGACGCCCTGATGGACTCCACCCCGGTGGTGGCCATCACCGGCAACGTGCCCCGGGCCCTGATCGGCACCGACGCCTTCCAGGAGGCCGACGTGACCGGGGTCACCATGCCCATCACCAAGCACAACTACCTGGTCCAGGACGTCAACGAGATCCCCCGCGTCGTCAAGGAGGCCTTCCACATCGCCTCCACCGGTCGGCCGGGGCCCGTGCTCATAGACCTCCCCAAGGACGTGCAGCTCGCCGAGTTCACCGGGGAGTTTGACGTGGAGCTGGACCTCCCCGGCTACAAGCCCACCCTTCGGGGCCACCCCAAGCAGATTGAGCGGGCTTTAGACGCCTTGGAAAAGGCGGAGCGGCCCATCCTCATGGTGGGGGGCGGGGCCCAGCACGCCCACGCCGAGCTCCTGGCCTTCGCCGAGAAAACGGGCCTCCCCGTCATCACCACCCTGATGGGCCTCGGGGCCTTCCCCGGCAACCACCCCTTATGGCTTGGCATGCCGGGGATGCACGGCACCGTGGCCGCCAACCGGGCCATCCACCACGCCGACGTGATCCTGGCCATCGGCCTCCGCTTTGACGACCGGGTGACGGGCAAGGTCTCCCGCTTCGCCCCCCACGCCCACACCATCATCCACGTGGACATTGACCCGGCGGAGATCGGCAAGGTGGTGCGCACCCACATCCCCATCGTGGGGGACTCCCGTTTGGTCCTGAAGGAGATGCTGAAGGGGGCCAAGCCTCTGAGGCTGGCCGCCTGGTGGCGGGAGCTGGAGGAGTGGCGCACCCGCTACCCCCTCCGCTATAGGCCCAGGCCCCACCTCCAGGCCCCGGAGGTCATCCGCGCCTTCCACGAGGCCACCGGGGGCAACGCCATCGTCACCACCGGGGTGGGGCAGCACCAGATGTTCGCCGCCCAGTACTTCACCGTGACCCGGCCCCGGAGCTTCCTCACCAGCGGGGGTTTGGGCACCATGGGGGTGGGCCTGCCCTTCGCCATCGGGGCCCAGATCGCCAGGCCCGAGGAGCTGGTCATAGACTTTGACGGGGACGGCTCCTTCCAGATGACCCTGCAGGAGCTGGCCACGGTGGTGAAGTACCGGCTCCCCGTCAAGGTGGTCATCCTCAACAACGGCTACCTGGGGATGGTGCGGCAGTGGCAGGACCTCTTCCACGCCAAGCGCTACTCCGAGGTCTACCTGGCTGACTCCAACCCCGACTTCGCCAAGCTGGCGGAGGCCTACGGCATCAAGGGGGTGCGGGTGGAGCGCAAGGAGGACCTGAAAAAGGGCGTGGAGGCGGTCTTAAACGCCGACGGCCCGGTGGTGGCGGAGTTCAAGGTCTACCACGAGGAAGGGGTCTTCCCCATGATCCCGGCGGGTGGGGCGGCCGAGGACATGATCCTGGAGCACCCCGAAGAGGAGGAGGTGGGCGCGTGAGGCACATCATCTCGGTCTTGGTGCAGGACCACCCCCGGGTGCTGAACCGCATCACGGGCCTCTTCGCCCGGAGGGGATTCAACCTGGAGAGCCTGGCGGTGGGCACCACCCACCAGCCGGGGCTTTCCCGCATCAGCCTGGTGGTCTCTGGGGACGACCACACCCTGGAGCAGGTGGAGAAGCAGCTGAACCGGCTGGTTGAGGTCCTGAAGGTCACGGACCACACCGAGCCCCACGTGGAGCGGGAGCTTTGCCTGGTCAAGGTCCACGTGGCCGGGGTGGAGGAGCGGCTGGCGGTGAAGGACATCCAGGAGGCCTTCCGGGCCCGGGTGGTGGACGTGGCCCAGAGGAGCCTGATCCTGGAGCTCACCGGCGACTCCAAGAAGGTGGACTCCTTCATTGAGGCCCTGAGGCCTTACGGGATCCTCGAGGTCATGCGCACCGGAGCCGTGGCCATGAGCCGCGGCGAAAGGGTCCTGAAGGTCAGGGAGAAACGGGAGGCGGTATGAAGGTGTACTACGAGCACGACGCGGACCTAGGCTTTCTTTCCGGCAAGAAGGTGGCCGTTCTGGGCTTTGGCTCCCAGGGGCACGCCCACGCCCTGAACCTCAAGGACTCGGGGGTGGACGTGCGGGTGGGCCTCCGCCCCGGTTCCAGGAGCTGGGCCAAGGCGGAAGGGGCCGGGCTTCGGGTCCTCCCCACCCC encodes:
- a CDS encoding glycerol-3-phosphate acyltransferase produces the protein MTALLLLLAYLVGALPLGHLLAQRRGVDLRTASPYTLGLESALKRLGLWTLLLSFLLDFLKGYLPLLLGRALGLGLGELLALGVAAYLGHLYPVFFRDPWPLRAKGAGVLLGVLAALPLPPAWGMVPVALALTLYALTGYASLAALALPLGLFLVLLGGYAPREKLLGLLLFLLALWRYKENLGRILEGTEPKLGDPLPLPSERQVVCAFLIHPLTVEDFWQSPRFRWMRPLVRLRLLKQAWMERLAELFRPMKVGEVRGVRTADGREVLCHLISAPLLPHQIKAKPDLAVKRAIQGARLAKELGATVVGLGAFWSVVGEKGLRVQEAVPGIEVTNGGAYTAGTVKAAIPQILAHFAQSGKDLKRTTAAVVGANGVVAFGIARQIAPYVGKLILVGRDPERLSRAAESLRRNLERKGEAPEIAVTTDIGVIREADLVFTATSDPNPVIYPEHVKPGAWIYDEGVPPDVHESVREVPGVRVIPGGVVRLPGQARATLDLHFGAPDQVPACLAETMILAAEGAFERKSLGGEVKGENIQFFVERAEALGFKVVE
- the mqnB gene encoding futalosine hydrolase, whose translation is MWLLLSPTRLEAPFLRGEPFAFLAWKGLKGEGFVYLETGVGKVNAAMALAAYAASHPVERALLFGIAGAYPGSGLALGQAVLIKEEVEADLGLREGLKPLGFPALRKGGARYYNRFPLDPGLTASLKEGLGLGLATGLTRDLVSESLEEAQALAQRWGAEVESMEGAAFARACLALGVRGAELRAISNPAGVRDRGAWRLKEALTALERAVSGVLRLQAPL
- a CDS encoding superoxide dismutase, with translation MPYPFKLPELGYPYEALEPHIDARTMEIHHQKHHGAYVTNLNAALEKYPYLQGAEVETLLRHLTALPADIQAAVRNNGGGHLNHSLFWRLLTPGGAKEPVGELKKAIDEQFGGFAALKEKLTQAAMGRFGSGWAWLVKDPFGKLHVISTANQDNPVMEGFAPIVGIDVWEHAYYLKYQNRRADYLQAIWNVLNWDVAEEIYKGA
- the fumC gene encoding class II fumarate hydratase; protein product: MEYRVERDTMGEVKVPADRYWGAQTQRSLEHFRIGAWRFRMPLEIIRAYGMLKKAAARANLELGELPEEIARAIIQAAEEVIAGKLDDHFPLVVFQTGSGTQTNMNVNEVIANRASEILGKPLGSKYVHPNDHVNRGQSSNDTFPTAMYVATALALHQHLYPAVEGLIATFEEKARAFDGIVKVGRTHLMDAVPITLGQEVGSWAAQLRNTLAMVKEAEKGLYNLAIGGTAVGTGLNAHPRFGELVARYLAEETGLPFRVAENRFAALAAHDELVHVMGALRTLAGALMKIGNDIRWLASGPYGGIGEIFIPANEPGSSIMPGKVNPTQVEALTMVVVRVFGNDQAVAFAGSQGNFQLNVYKPVMVDAALESIKLLGDAVASFDQHLAQGIEPNLERIEEHLNKNPMLATALNKAIGYDKAAEIVKKAIKEKKSLKQAALELGYLTEEEFDRIVVPMRLAKPHENA
- a CDS encoding TerC family protein; protein product: MAWLTNPEIWLAFLTLTVLEVVLGVDNVIFICILASKLPQVLLLDIVFSIDSVITSVGLTPYVPVMVAAILASVAVMLLASKGISAFVNRHPTVKMLALSFLLLIGFTLVAEGTGVHIPKGYVYFAMGFAVFVEWLDLRAGLRGRPVKLHDPYEEA
- a CDS encoding YpdA family putative bacillithiol disulfide reductase encodes the protein MVDVLVVGAGPVGLAAALWAKRLGLSHLVLEKGTVAHTIYRFPRDMVFFSEAKNIEIGGHPLVAHGPKPTRKEALLYYQKVAEREGLQVKTYTEALAVEGREGAFRVRARDLLKEEEEVHAARYVVVATGYFDRPNRLGVPGEELPHVRHRYEEAAPFFGKKVAVVGGSNSAVEAALDLYRGGARVTLVHRGPWVRPGVKYWLLPDFQNRVKEGSIRAVMEARVEAITREGLWLTRPEGRVFLEADFVLVLVGYRAEDRLLREARVAYQGEKPLLSPEGETSLPGLFAIGSCAYGPDTRSVFIENGREEAERALKAIAQRLAP
- the ilvB gene encoding biosynthetic-type acetolactate synthase large subunit, producing MKGAEALLKALEREGVEVIFGHPGGAIMPTYDALYDSPIRHILVRHEQGGIHAATAYARASGRVGVVMATSGPGALNLVTGLADALMDSTPVVAITGNVPRALIGTDAFQEADVTGVTMPITKHNYLVQDVNEIPRVVKEAFHIASTGRPGPVLIDLPKDVQLAEFTGEFDVELDLPGYKPTLRGHPKQIERALDALEKAERPILMVGGGAQHAHAELLAFAEKTGLPVITTLMGLGAFPGNHPLWLGMPGMHGTVAANRAIHHADVILAIGLRFDDRVTGKVSRFAPHAHTIIHVDIDPAEIGKVVRTHIPIVGDSRLVLKEMLKGAKPLRLAAWWRELEEWRTRYPLRYRPRPHLQAPEVIRAFHEATGGNAIVTTGVGQHQMFAAQYFTVTRPRSFLTSGGLGTMGVGLPFAIGAQIARPEELVIDFDGDGSFQMTLQELATVVKYRLPVKVVILNNGYLGMVRQWQDLFHAKRYSEVYLADSNPDFAKLAEAYGIKGVRVERKEDLKKGVEAVLNADGPVVAEFKVYHEEGVFPMIPAGGAAEDMILEHPEEEEVGA
- the ilvN gene encoding acetolactate synthase small subunit, encoding MRHIISVLVQDHPRVLNRITGLFARRGFNLESLAVGTTHQPGLSRISLVVSGDDHTLEQVEKQLNRLVEVLKVTDHTEPHVERELCLVKVHVAGVEERLAVKDIQEAFRARVVDVAQRSLILELTGDSKKVDSFIEALRPYGILEVMRTGAVAMSRGERVLKVREKREAV